GGGCGAGGTGCTGGCGGAGGTCCCCGATGGTGTCTGTGAGCAGCATCCTCAGCTCGTACGTCTGCTCGCCACTCTCAGATCTGACGCGCAGGGTGCAGCAATCAGGGCCAGGAGCTCCAGCCTCCTCAGCTGGCTTCACCCTGGGCATCAGAGAACCTGTCAGCCCAGGAGTGAGCTCTACTCAGCAGGCAGGGCCTCCATGACCAGACAAGGGGAGAGGAGTTTCATGTTTGGGAATGTCCTTGAGGTGAATGAGGCCCTGTCTGACCATGGGCACCCAGACAAACCCACTGCCcaactgctgctgtgctttcccAGCCTGAAGGTGCCTTGAAGAGGGTTATGGGCCTTTTTtagctttttcattttaaaccagGGCTGTCTGGTAAGTACTTCGCCCTACttctttgattaaaaattatctgctttttttttttttttttttcattagctATTTGGGTCTTGGCTTGCCAGAAGACTGAGTGGAAAAGTGCTGTTAGTGAAACCTCCCACCCAGGCATCAGTTTCCTGGAGGGGTTCTCCATTTAATTTGACTGCAAAGAGCTCCTTCAGTGGTTACAAACTCATAGGCCTTGGCTTGCTGTCGGGAAAACTTTCACATAAATAAGTGACATTTTGAACAACAGAAGCTTTTTGTTAGAGATGTAAAATATGGTATATTTGCCATGAAAAATTCAGTGGTTTTCCCAAAGGACCAAATTTGGCCTTTTGTCTAACTAAGGTCTAAAAGGGAAAGTCCATTCCTCAACTCAACTCCCTGAACTAAACCTGCAGTGATGAaatgggaggaagaggagatcCTGACAGGGCAGGGAGTGAGGGGCTGTTCCTGTACCTCTGCAGGGCAGCCAGCCCAGGTGTTCCCACCAGGATTTCcttgctcctctgctgcccatTGGAACCCTAAAACCAAAGCAGGTGAGTGtcagcactgcctgggctgcagggagagcagccagTGCCAAGTGCCATGTGTGCTCTGGTGCAGCCTCTCTGGGAGGTTACATGGAGCTGAGAGAGGCCCAGGGAGGGGGTGTGGatgctgtgcagggagctgagTCCAGAGCATCGCCCCTGGTCTCCTCCTGGGGCAGTCTGGGGAGCCCACTTGTACCTGTGGCGCTGCTCCGGCCACACCTCGGGCACTGCCCACTCTCCCTCTatgctgcaggggctgggaaaGCTTGTCGGGAACCTGCTCCCAGAAGGCTTTGGGACCtagcagagcagaggggagatATGTCCATATGTGACCTTTGTGACAAACGTTTTGCCCCCAGAAGAGGCAGATTTGGTGAAAGGAGAGAGCGCGGCTGCCGACAGGGAGAGCTCTCGGCACCCCAGCGAGGCCCAGAGTGGCTCTCGGGTTCCTCTCTTGAAGTTGTCCCACTTTCTGCCCCACTAAATGTTTGATTGTCAACACCAACACTGAGAACTGTGCAGTGCACAGCTGGGATGCACAGCAGGCAGCTAGCTCTGCTGTGAAAAACTGGGACTATCACCATTTAACAGACTTGGACATTTTTCATCTTGTGAGGGTGTATTTGGAGGTGTCCGTTCCTTTCTTCttggacaattttttttttttttttttttttttactgcttagATAAAGGGGGTATCTAGCTTTAGCCTTGAGGTGACTGAGCACAGTTGTATGGAAGCAGGCAGCTGTTTCTCATGAGGGATACATGTGGTGGGTTATTTAGTGATGCACACACAGACCCACTGATTTCTGTCTCTGACTGTTTGACTTCCCAGCCCTATCAGATATTGCTTACACAGAATGCAAGAGTCTAGAAGCAAAATGAGGAATCTGTGGCCTTTGATGTCCCATATTCTGTTATGAAAGTCAGAAGAGAAACTGTCCCATATTCGGTGCGGTTACAGTAAATTTGGCTTGACAATATTTAGATTTTTGGAATGAGCTTGTTGAAAGGTGTGGTGTTTGCAAGCAGCTCTCCCCCCAGGCCTGCAGGGTTACCTCAGCATCCTTTGATGTGGTGAAGGTGGAAGGAGCCTGGCCTTTCAGAAAGGCACAGGACAGATGTGTTTTTGGGAACCTGctgaatttctatttttttattactcaTCACATCCCTTTCTTAAGCAGGATTAATGCTGAGAGGatcctgtgtgtgctgctggctcACAGCTCCTGAGGCAATGCCGGGCTCTGACCCAGAAGGGTTGAGACCCTCACATTCTGCTCCTACCGCCTGCACTGCCCTGGTAAGGTTTAAGAATCCTCCTCCTCAAGAATGAGCAGCATTTTCGAGGCAGGTTTAAGAGTTTACCTGGGATCTTGGAGGTTTCTTGCACCCTGTTGGATTCTGAAGTACCCACCACCTGGCCAAGGCCAGGAAAGCTCCCTGGAAGGTCTGGCTTCTGAAATACCACATCCCTCCTGTCAGTGACCTGTAAGCAAATCTGACTGTTGCACAAGCTCTTCTTGCTGCATCAGAGTCCAATAAACCACAGCGATGCCAAGCAGCAGTTGTAAACCCCAAATGAAACCAAAGATGCGCAGGTTCTAGGGAACCTCAGTCCCCAGAGCTTTGCACAATCCCCCTTCCATGTGACTTTCTAacctccacagctcccagcttgCTCCAGCTGGCCTGACCTTGTCCTGTTCAGGCAGTTGTGCCCTGTTTTctcagtggcacagggagatGTGCCTGCTGACATTGCAGATGCACTCCAAAACCTAGATTTGAGTCCTCTGAGGCTCTCTGCCTGCAAATGTGGCTTTGGTTCTTTGCCATTTCTGAGAAATCAAAAACTGGGGCCCAAGAGAACCTCAGGTGGCTAAATCCATTTAAGCTGTGGCAAAACAAACTCTCATGACATCCTCTTTAAAAGGTACTTGTCCAATCTCACGTTACAAGCTTTTCCAGGGGAACTATTTGAGAACTTTTTCCACCTCCTTTTTGTGACACAGCTCTTAATTTCCTGCACGTGCTGCTTCTCTTACAGAGCCTGCTGTGCTCTTAGAAGCCTTGTTCCAAGGCAGGTTCACCGAGGCACAGGAACCCTTCAACCTTGATGCTGAAACCCTTCCTGTAACGGCTGCTGCAGGTGCCCTCCGTGCTTCCCTTGGCCCCAgacacacctgcacagcaccacaaaCCTCAGCCTCCCCTTCTGTAGGGACCATCTAGCAGAATCCACCGTGCCCAAGAGCTGGGTGTGGCACTTGCCTGCAAGGGGACACCTTCGGGGTAGcgtggctgcagctctgaggggaAATAACCATCCATGATGTCCTGCAGGCATTGCTGAAAGAACAGGAGAGCTCGTGGTCACACCTCAGCCTTGCTGTTGAGCTCGGGACTGATCTttctgctgggctgctcctgttCATGGTGCTGTGGCCATGCAGAAAGGTCTGCACCAAAGACACAGAATCTCCATTTCTAGAAATTACTGCACAGGATAAGAGGCGCTGTGGGGATGCAGTGTGCAGCTGGGCTCCTCTGCAGGACTGAGATGAGCTCAGAAGCCCTACCCCCTTTCCTGGGCCCCAGTGAGTGCTGGCAGGATGGCTCAGACTCCTCTCAGCCTTTCCATACCTGCGTGGCTGGGTGCTGGTAGGGCCGGAAGGCTCCGTGTCCCACGACGATCCCATTTCGGTACAGGGTCAGAGGGAGGGGCTCCGGCTGCCTCAGCCGAGCCCCCCGGGCCGTGTGCTCGATCTGAGAAATGCCCTCTCCGACCAGCGAGTTCAAATCCTTAATGTTCTCCAGGATTAAATCAAAATCAATCTGGTGTTTGCGAACAACGGCCTCACCTGTGGCAGAGGGATCAGAGTTAGGGGGGCAGGACGGGTTTATCGGTGTGAATTTGAGGTGTGTTCGAGCCCTGACACTGCTGGGCTGCCTGTGCTTTGCCCTTCACACGTTTGCAGAACGTGGTGCAACCTTTCgctgtggcacagccctgccgGTTCCCCGGGGCGTGTGCTGAACCgcaagggcagggcaggggctgcagcgctggggctgcagctcggagctccagagcagctcctggcgcAGCTCCTGGAGCCCACGCTGGGCTCCTTGATCCTCTCAGGagtgctgtgctgtccctgtgccgTGCAGGATGAGGAGCTGCACCAGCTGGGTTAAGCAGATTGAATCAGAGGATCAGGGCACAGGTGCTGAGGAGGTGCCAGTGTAAAcagaggcagctgcctgcagcagggcagggactcTGCCAGGATGTTTGTCTGGGGCTTTGAGGGTGACAGGGGGAAGCAGTAAAAGGGTTGTGACAGGACAGAGGAAAGAAGTCAGAAGAGGAAATGAGAGGAAAGGTCTTAGTTGAGTTGAAGTCCTTggttgttctgcttttttttttaatgagttgcTAAA
The sequence above is a segment of the Vidua chalybeata isolate OUT-0048 chromosome 25, bVidCha1 merged haplotype, whole genome shotgun sequence genome. Coding sequences within it:
- the UBXN11 gene encoding UBX domain-containing protein 11 isoform X1, whose product is MLGIVVPGDYSAHHVTGAGPIAVGPVSPWQPAVNKMAAGGAAHADVELMTSLVEKISLLEQKIEKQAQEIQLKDGRIAELQEKIKTLQEGEDASDSPTTEELEMRCLQLQSQVWEMERFLNDYGLVWVGEARHQLGDTESLWEEEELPAGNLCKPGEAVVRKHQIDFDLILENIKDLNSLVGEGISQIEHTARGARLRQPEPLPLTLYRNGIVVGHGAFRPYQHPATQQCLQDIMDGYFPSELQPRYPEGVPLQVTDRRDVVFQKPDLPGSFPGLGQVVGTSESNRVQETSKIPGPKAFWEQVPDKLSQPLQHRGRVGSARGVAGAAPQGSNGQQRSKEILVGTPGLAALQRVKPAEEAGAPGPDCCTLRVRSESGEQTYELRMLLTDTIGDLRQHLAHIRGGNSDYEIISTFPQRVYTDSSRSLQECGLVPRASLLLRRRDPSQQEGSGLQTA
- the UBXN11 gene encoding UBX domain-containing protein 11 isoform X3 gives rise to the protein MTSLVEKISLLEQKIEKQAQEIQLKDGRIAELQEKIKTLQEGEDASDSPTTEELEMRCLQLQSQVWEMERFLNDYGLVWVGEARHQLGDTESLWEEEELPAGNLCKPGEAVVRKHQIDFDLILENIKDLNSLVGEGISQIEHTARGARLRQPEPLPLTLYRNGIVVGHGAFRPYQHPATQQCLQDIMDGYFPSELQPRYPEGVPLQVTDRRDVVFQKPDLPGSFPGLGQVVGTSESNRVQETSKIPGPKAFWEQVPDKLSQPLQHRGRVGSARGVAGAAPQGSNGQQRSKEILVGTPGLAALQRVKPAEEAGAPGPDCCTLRVRSESGEQTYELRMLLTDTIGDLRQHLAHIRGGNSDYEIISTFPQRVYTDSSRSLQECGLVPRASLLLRRRDPSQQEGSGLQTA
- the UBXN11 gene encoding UBX domain-containing protein 11 isoform X2, with translation MLGIVVPGDYSAHHVTGAGPIAVGPVSPWQPAVNKMAAGGAAHADVELMTSLVEKISLLEQKIEKQAQEIQLKDGRIAELQEKIKTLQEGEDASDSPTTEELEMRCLQLQSQVWEMERFLNDYGLVWVGEARHQLGDTESLWEEEELPAGNLCKPGEAVVRKHQIDFDLILENIKDLNSLVGEGISQIEHTARGARLRQPEPLPLTLYRNGIVVGHGAFRPYQHPATQQCLQDIMDGYFPSELQPRYPEGVPLQVTDRRDVVFQKPDLPGSFPGLGQVVGTSESNRVQETSKIPGPKAFWEQVPDKLSQPLQHRGRVGSARGVAGAAPQGSNGQQRSKEILVGTPGLAALQRVKPAEEAGAPGPDCCTLRVRSESGEQTYELRMLLTDTIGDLRQHLAHISWISQSISANP